Proteins from one Cryptomeria japonica chromosome 4, Sugi_1.0, whole genome shotgun sequence genomic window:
- the LOC131079499 gene encoding uncharacterized protein LOC131079499: protein MRDFPSCFGEHGVQVTESSTSSSNSRMTQNLVTCVYQAKLGDHSRLITVTWCKNLMGQGLSVNVDDESCPGMTCKVDMKPWLFSKKKGSRSFEVGTGRIDVFWDLSFAKYGSGPEPLEGYFLAVVSDSEMALLLGDMTKEAYKKTHASPPSGETILISKKEHVFGKKVYNTTAQFSDNGQPHDIMIECHTVGLREPRLSVHIDRKMVMQVKHLMWKFRGNQTILIDGLPVEVFWDVHNWLFNPSVGNAVFMFQTGLSTEKSWYKLSSSSILPLPTTQGLKEESRGLGFSLLLYAWKSE from the coding sequence atgagggattttccttcttgtttcggGGAACATGGAGTGCAAGTCACCGAGTCATCTACTAGCAGTAGCAACAGTAGGATGACACAGAATCTGGTAACATGTGTGTACCAAGCCAAACTTGGGGACCATTCTCGTCTAATCACAGTCACATGGTGCAAAAATCTGATGGGTCAGGGTCTGAGTGTAAATGTAGATGACGAGTCATGCCCTGGCATGACTTGTAAAGTGGATATGAAGCCTTGGCTGTTTTCAAAGAAAAAGGGGTCTAGGAGTTTTGAGGTGGGCACCGGACGAATTGATGTATTTTGGGACCTGTCATTTGCCAAGTACGGATCTGGTCCTGAGCCCTTGGAGGGCTACTTTTTAGCTGTAGTTTCTGATTCTGAAATGGCTCTTCTGCTTGGTGATATGACCAAGGAGGCCTATAAGAAGACTCATGCAAGCCCCCCCTCTGGTGAAACAATTCTTATTTCAAAGAAAGAACATGTTTTTGGTAAGAAAGTGTACAACACAACGGCTCAATTTTCTGATAATGGGCAACCTCATGACATCATGATTGAGTGCCATACAGTAGGCTTGAGAGAGCCTAGGCTTTCTGTTCATATTGACAGAAAGATGGTTATGCAGGTTAAACATCTGATGTGGAAATTTAGAGGCAATCAAACCATTTTGATTGATGGACTTCCTGTTGAAGTGTTTTGGGATGTGCATAATTGGCTATTTAACCCCAGTGTAGGCAATGCAGTGTTCATGTTTCAGACTGGCCTTTCCACCGAGAAATCATGGTACAagctctcatcttcttccatattgccTCTGCCGACTACTCAGGGACTTAAAGAGGAGTCTAGAGGTCTAGGATTTTCCTTATTGCTGTACGCATGGAAGAGTGAGTAG